In the genome of Methanopyrus kandleri AV19, one region contains:
- the nrdD gene encoding anaerobic ribonucleoside-triphosphate reductase: MTGIPEEVLEEPLRVARNANMLPTPEVISKIFQDRWQKRHFLKHVLDGKTARAHLEGYIHIHDLDYALTRSNCCQHDCRWVLKYGLYARNPIGRLTCVSKPAKHAEVAVLHILKWLMTSQNFFAGGQGQDFVNFLVAPYIAEEGLSYEEIRQLAQIMMFEATQDLVARGGQPAFTNVNLELTCPDFLEDEPAVGPGGEIVGTYGDFEEEAIMFARALLDVQLEGDAAGAPLKFPQIIVKVRPGYDKETLELAFEVAAENGAVYFANMLNRDWRKLVGDNVNYMGCRTCLATNWTGDWEIDTIRTGNFEYVTLNLPLLAHESRDEDEFLEKIREYCEVAREALLARWRCVKKCLEAGLYDGCQRWKPDGEYYFRYEHTTWSLGFVGLAEAIEVLTGYGFWEDPSAMRLAERVLEELNDVREEFHERDGRRWSVVQSPAESAAERLARKYLEKYPDAKVRGTEHRPYLTNSCHVPYDEDVNVVERAEIEAKFHPMTLGGHITHFWLGERTDPRSLMKLTVRVLRRNTIGFLAITRDYSVCDRCQRTYEGVVEQCPECGRRCTIWSRVTGYLAPVDSFVDGKKQEHKERLRHEL, from the coding sequence TTGACCGGGATCCCCGAGGAGGTTCTTGAGGAACCCCTCCGGGTCGCCCGCAACGCCAACATGCTACCGACTCCGGAGGTCATCTCAAAGATCTTCCAAGACCGATGGCAAAAACGCCACTTCCTTAAGCACGTGCTGGACGGTAAGACGGCACGGGCGCACCTAGAGGGGTACATCCACATCCACGACCTCGACTACGCGTTGACCAGGTCGAACTGCTGCCAGCACGACTGCCGGTGGGTGCTGAAGTACGGGCTGTACGCTCGGAACCCGATCGGTCGGCTGACCTGCGTGAGCAAGCCCGCCAAGCACGCGGAGGTGGCCGTGTTACACATCCTGAAGTGGCTGATGACCTCGCAGAACTTCTTCGCGGGCGGCCAAGGTCAGGACTTCGTTAACTTCCTAGTAGCCCCTTATATAGCCGAGGAGGGACTGTCTTACGAGGAGATACGGCAGCTCGCCCAGATCATGATGTTCGAGGCCACTCAGGACCTAGTGGCTCGAGGAGGGCAGCCCGCCTTCACGAACGTGAACCTCGAGCTCACGTGTCCGGACTTCCTAGAGGACGAGCCCGCCGTCGGTCCTGGCGGGGAGATCGTGGGTACCTACGGCGACTTCGAGGAAGAAGCCATCATGTTCGCTCGAGCCCTCCTGGACGTGCAGCTGGAGGGTGACGCCGCGGGGGCTCCGCTCAAGTTCCCGCAGATAATCGTGAAAGTCCGACCCGGCTATGACAAGGAGACTCTGGAGCTCGCCTTCGAAGTCGCGGCCGAGAACGGGGCCGTGTACTTCGCCAACATGCTTAATCGGGACTGGCGCAAGCTCGTGGGCGACAACGTGAACTACATGGGATGTAGGACGTGCCTCGCCACCAACTGGACCGGAGACTGGGAAATCGACACCATCCGCACCGGCAACTTCGAGTACGTCACGCTGAACTTACCTCTCCTCGCCCACGAATCACGTGATGAGGACGAATTCCTGGAGAAGATTCGTGAGTACTGCGAGGTGGCCAGGGAGGCTCTCCTGGCGCGGTGGAGATGCGTCAAGAAGTGCCTGGAGGCGGGACTGTACGACGGGTGTCAGCGTTGGAAGCCGGACGGGGAGTACTACTTCCGGTACGAGCACACGACGTGGAGCCTCGGGTTCGTCGGGCTGGCCGAGGCGATCGAGGTCCTCACGGGATACGGCTTCTGGGAGGATCCCTCGGCGATGCGTCTGGCCGAGCGGGTGCTGGAGGAACTGAACGACGTGCGAGAAGAGTTCCACGAGCGGGATGGACGCAGGTGGTCGGTCGTGCAGTCACCGGCCGAATCGGCCGCCGAACGCCTTGCCAGGAAGTACCTGGAGAAGTACCCGGACGCGAAGGTACGCGGTACGGAGCACCGTCCCTACCTCACGAACTCGTGCCATGTGCCGTACGACGAGGACGTGAACGTCGTCGAGCGGGCCGAGATCGAGGCGAAGTTCCACCCCATGACCTTGGGAGGCCACATCACCCACTTCTGGCTCGGGGAGCGGACGGACCCGAGAAGCCTCATGAAGCTGACCGTGCGCGTGCTCCGTCGGAACACGATAGGGTTCCTCGCGATCACCAGGGATTACAGCGTGTGCGACCGGTGCCAGCGTACCTACGAGGGAGTGGTCGAGCAGTGTCCGGAGTGCGGCCGCAGGTGCACAATATGGTCGAGGGTGACCGGGTACCTGGCGCCAGTGGATTCGTTCGTGGACGGTAAAAAGCAAGAGCATAAGGAGCGCCTGCGTCACGAGCTTTGA